Within Equus przewalskii isolate Varuska chromosome 9, EquPr2, whole genome shotgun sequence, the genomic segment tacaatgtcccaaaattgaatcaagaaaaaacagaatctgaataaaccaatcacagtAAAGAGTTgagacagtaatcaaaaacctacccccaaacaaaagcccaggacctgatggcttctctggagaattctaccaaatatctAAGCAAGATTTAATATCTACCCTTCtgaaactcttctgaaaaattgaagaggacaggacacttcctaactcattttacaagccAACATTATCGTGATACCAAAACCACAGAAAGAacgcaaaaaaggaaaagtacaggccaatatcactgatgaacatagacgcaaaaatgcttaaaaactattatcaaatcaaatgaaacaacacattaaaaggatcacacaccacaATCAGGTGGGACTTactccagggacacagggattgttcaacatctgcaaatcaatcagtgtgatacaccacattaacaaaatgaagaataaaaatcacatgatcatctcaatagatgtggaggaagcatttgacaagatccaacatgcaTTTGTGATAAatgctctcaataaaatgggtatagaaggaaagtacctcagcataataaagccatatatgacaaacccacagccaacatcatacttaacagtgaaaaactgaaagccattcctctgagaacaggaacaagacaaggttgccAACTCTTGCTACTCTTACTCatcatagtattagaagtcctagccagataaattaggcgagaaaaagaaacaaaaaggatccaaattagaaaggaagaagtaaaactcactatttgcagatgacataattttatctgtagaaaactctaaggacttcatcaaaaaactattagaaataattatcaaATGCAGTAAATTTTCAGGGtgcaaaatcaacgtacaaaaatagGTTGCATTTTTTATACACTAATGACTAACTAATAGAAAGGGAAATCAAGactacaatcctatttacaatcacaacataaagaataaaatacccatgaataaatttaaccaaagaggtgaaagacctatatgctgaaaactataagacggtgttgaaagaaatcaaagaggacccaaggaaatgaaaagatattccatgctcatggattggaagaattaacatagttaaaatttccatattacctaaagcagtctacagattcaatgcaatcccaataagaatcccaatgacatttttcatggaaatagaacaaataatcctaaaatttatatggaacaacaaaagaccccgaatagccaaaggaatcctgagaaaaaagaacaaagttggaggttatcacactccctgacttcaaaatatactataaaatatattatagtaatcaaaacagcatggtactggcataaaaacagatacacagatcaatgggacagaattgagagcccagaaataaacctgcacaTCTATCAacagctaatctttgaaaaaggagtcaagaacatacaatggagaaaggaaagtctcttcaataaatactgttgggaaaactggacagccaagtgcaaaagaatgaaagtagatcgttgtacaccatacacaaaaattaactcaaagtggattaaagacttgaatgtaagacctgaaaccataaaactcctagaagaaaacataagcagtacactctttgacatcaatcttccCAGTTTCTTTTTGAGTactatgtctcctcaggcaagagaaacaaaaggaaaaataaacaaatgggactacatgggactaaaaaacttctgcaaggggaagtaaaccatcaacaaaatgaaaagacaacccatcaactgggagaaaatatttgcaaatcatatacccaacaaagggttaattccaaaatatatgaagaactcattcaactcaacaaatgaaaaacccggtcaaaaaatgggcagaggatatgaatagacatttttccagagaagatatacagatggtcaacaggcacatgaaaagatgttcaacatcactaatgattaaggaaacacaaataaaaactacaaggagatatcacctcacacctgtcaaaacggctataattaacaagaaaagaagtaattgttggagaggatgtgaagaaaagggaactcttatacactgctggtgggaatgcaaactggtgccaCCATTATGGAATacagtttggagatttctcaaaaaatgaaaaatagaaataccataggattcagcttttccacttctgggtatttatccaaagaacttgatcactacttcaaaaagatatgtgcacccctaggttcactggagcattattcacaatagccaagacctcgaagcaacccaagtgcccaacaatgggtgaatggataaagaaggtgtggtttatatgtacaatggaatactattcagccataaaaaagacaacagggatggaccttgaggttattatgctaagcaaaataagtcagatagagaaagaaaaataccatatgatttcacttatatgttgAAGATAAATAAAGAAACGCAAATATAAGgaggagaacagactggtggttaccagaggggaaggaagtggggtAGGGAGAAAGGGTagaggggcacatttgtatggtcaCGAAGACTAGACTGTTgttggtgagcacgatgcagtctacacagaagctgaaatgtaatgatgtatacctgaaatttatacaatattttaaaccaatagccctcaataaaataataaaaaacccaACTCTGAACATTATGAAAGAAGATAATGATTAGTTGAGCATGTGAACAAAGCAGAAATGTTAACTATGGTACTGTATTGGAAAGGGGTACATCTCTGCTCAgatcccctctccctgcctggcaTACTCAGTCCACCTGCAGTGACAGACTCAGCAGTCTCTAAAGAACTGCCCTGGGCTGACGGCAGCTGGCTCATGGGAAAATGCTGGGAGGGTCCACTCTCTCTACCCCACGGCCTGCAGCAAATGTCAGAGATAAGAGGAGGTGGCCATGGCCCATACCTGTTACTTTGAGGTGGGAAAACTGTGGTGCCATTCACATTTCAGAGCTCCTCTGGGATCAGGCTGAGATTAGGGTTCAGGTGAAACCACTTCCCTGAATAAGCTGCTCCTGCTGCCCTAGCCACGCTCCTCAATGTTCCGTGAATGTTTATGTGCATTTGATATGAATGTGTGTTTTTCAGTTGTTGAGTGAAACTTAGTACACACATACCTGTATTTTTACTGCTTATATAGGTCTTGTTCCTTATCatttacaaaatcaatatatCCTTTGGGTCACAttcaagttttcatttaattaataacCTCCATTACACACTAAGTTGATCTtcagaaaaaatgggaaaatatttggaaattcatCTGAAAGTTCAGAACGTATTTattgaaacagaaatataaacaagTCCCAAAGGAAATGACCATGACATTACTAAGTATTGGCAATGTAGTTTTTcctaataaatataattaattttgctCATTATTTGTAAATTCTTCCATAGTTTCTTGCTACACTTTTGTACCACGTGTGTAACAAGCAGAAACTTTCCCAGCTAAAGCGACGAGCACAGAGGAACTTTCTGTGAATGTTTCTGCAGTGAGAGGTTCATTTGCCTTGCCCAGGACTCGTTGGAGGACTGATTCCTGGATTCACCACAGGACAGATTCTCAGGAAGCCCTGATCGTCCTTCATTGGATTTGCGGGAGCAAAAAATGGACGCAGAGGCTCTGCAGAAGAAACTTTACTGAACGTGAAAATATGAGATCCATCGCTAACGTGATAAAAGGAAATGATCCCAATATCCATATCCAGGAAAATCCCTACTCGATGTAACCTAGGGCTCACCAAGAGAGTAGTCACAGGCACAGTGCTGGCTGAGAAGACATCTCCATTTCTTGAACCCACAGTCCAGAAACCGAGTTCTGAAGACAGTACAACTACCCCTTGTCGATTAACAGATTCTCTGCAAACGCCTACATCCCATTCTTTGCTTGTCCCTACGTCTACCTCCCAGTAATGGCGGCCGGATGTGAACCGAGGGGAGCCCAGGACACAGATGGCATAGATGAATCTCTCAGCACGCGTCCTCCAATACTGTATGAAATACCCACAGTGGACACTCCTCAGGTCCTCAGAAATGATGAGGTGGTTGTTGGCTGTGTCGACATCCAAGGTCATATCCACTGATGggataaaaataagcaaatcacGTACATACACTGTGCA encodes:
- the LOC103555546 gene encoding ret finger protein-like 4A; amino-acid sequence: MAEHFKEASRCRHCMSYLEKPMYLNCGYVCCLQCINSLQKEPDGEGLLCPLCSVVSQKKDIRPGIQLGALVSKIKALEPQLRAVLQMNPRMRKFQVDMTLDVDTANNHLIISEDLRSVHCGYFIQYWRTRAERFIYAICVLGSPRFTSGRHYWEVDVGTSKEWDVGVCRESVNRQGVVVLSSELGFWTVGSRNGDVFSASTVPVTTLLVSPRLHRVGIFLDMDIGIISFYHVSDGSHIFTFSKVSSAEPLRPFFAPANPMKDDQGFLRICPVVNPGISPPTSPGQGK